Below is a genomic region from Rhineura floridana isolate rRhiFlo1 chromosome 5, rRhiFlo1.hap2, whole genome shotgun sequence.
tttacaCAATTTAcattgtgtaaattacacaatgaaaagttgACCTAGGGTCCCCAGAagtcaggatttatttatttatttatttatttatatcccgcccttcctcccagcaggagcccagggtagcaaacaacaggaccaaaaacacctttaaaatatcATATAAACGgacctgaaaatacattaaaacaaaacaactttaaaaacattctttaaaaaagctttaaaaacatcttaaataaaaagggttaaaaaaacatattgtttaggaaaaaaaggttttaaaaaagatattaaaagcaattccaacacagacgcagactgggataggtctcaatttaaaaggcttgttgaaagaggaaagtcttcaataggcgccgaaaagatagcagagatggcgcctgcctaatatttaaggggaaggagttccacagggtaggtgctaccacactaaaggtccatttcctatgttgtgcagaatgtacctcctgataagaaggtatctgtaggaggccctcacctgcagagtgcagttatcgactgggtataaaaggggtaagatggtctttcaggtatcctggtctcaagatatatagggctttgtacaccagaactagaaccttgaacttggcccagtagcaaatgggcagccagtgcaattctttcagcagcggggtgacatgttgctgataccctgctccagtgagtggtctcactgccgcactttgcaccagctgcaacttccggaccaacctcaaggacagcccgtCATAGagccattacagtaatccagcctgtagtccctggactacagtggtcaggatatcctggtccagaaacagccacagctgtcttatcagccgcagctagtaaaaggcactcctagtcatagaggtcacctggacctctagcgacaaagagggcccccagactacaaacctgctctttcagagggagtatgaccccatccaaagcaggcaaccgaccaatcatctgaactcgCGAACCACTAATCCACAGTtgctccgtcttgctaggattcagactcagtttatcggccctatccagcccatcaccaagtccaggcagcggtccagggcttgcacggcctctcccgattcagacatTATGGAGAAAtaagagctgggtattgtcagcatactgctgacacctcgccccaaatctcctgttgaATGCTAAGTCACCTTTACTAATATGGTTTGAAGTTGCTTGCTTGAAACTAATGATGATGTTCACCAGAGTTTGTTGGTTCAGATGAAACAATAAACCACTGTTAAATAAAggtggaagtgaaagcttctgaactTATCCCCCCAGTTTGGCAATAAAAGGGGAACATCAGCTCATTCCTGCTTGTTCTATgttataaactatggtttaacgcAATGTGAAAACGGCTAAGTTACTTCAGGGAAGGTGAGACTAAACAGAAGTAAGGCAAAGCAGAGGGATCAGATTTGGATAAGAGGAACCAGCTCTAAAATCATGTTCATCTCTAAAAGCATGATGTACTTTGTTCACTTACTGACATACAAACTGTATTATAAACAGTTGAATAAACACACGCAACACACGCATACAGGTTGGATTCAAACTCAGTcatgcttagagcagacccattaaaatcaatgggactaagTTGGTCACAAGTAACTTGTCCCACAAATTTCAATGGTCTACTCTGTTCTTgcataaagctgcaatcctaactccatttaccagggagtaagttccactgaattctagggaccttatttctgagtaggcatggttaggattgcagcccaacccGGGATCCAATCCATATATATGATGTCCTGTTTGCTTTCAGCTACTTATGAAACACTTTCAAAGTTAGTCCCAATACACCAGAGTTATAGCTAACCTAAAGTAATGTATGGATAGCAGAGAGCCAATTGGCTAACTTCATATTCTTCATCGTACCTGGTCACAAACAAAGGAAGTTTTACTatattaacactttttaaaaaatgaagggcaGTAGAATTAAGCTAAAGGAGCTACCAGTCATAAGAtaaaaatgtttccaaaaatagAACTATTCCTCCCATTATGGCATATTTTATGTAGACTAAATAAAGGCACATGTGGGGATAAGTATTCTGTGTTGCTAATAGTTTTCCCCAAGCAAAATTGGTTTTAATCAAATATACCTAAAATGTGCATTATATCTAATAATAAACCTATGTTGGGATTTTATTGAAGTGAAATCAATCAAATCCTAAAGTCAATACTAGGACAGCTGATCTCTTCTTTCTCCTACAGGTTTAATACATGAATACTAGTGTACCTAATTACCTTCCAGCATTCTGAATTTCAATTCAAAGTTTTGAGGGCTCACTTCTAGAATCTGTTCTGCATGCTAGAACTGAACCTTATGCAGTAATAAAGGAGCATGCTTCTAAGCATGTACATGTTACTTTTTCTTGATTTCATACGAGGACTGCAACTCTCACACACCTGAAATTAGAAGGACTTCAGGTTGCATGAGCACTATCATCTCCACAGACATAAACTATTACACTAGTCTTGTCTTCAATACCTACTACAATAATATGCACATTAGTTTAAGCTAAAAGAGACTTTATTCAGCAGGTAGCCGGTAGTGCAACTTTATCCAAGACCATATTgaaaatgtagttttatttgATCAAAAGTGCCTTGTCCATTACAATTCAGTCCCAACTGATAGGTACTCTGCGTGGATTTTATAAGCAGGGATTTTCTAGATAAAGCTAAGCAATACAAGTGTGATACTGAGAATACAAAGTAGTACACAGTGGGAGATTGTTAGAAACAGAAGCTGTGATTTTGTGACTTCTCAAAGGGGATCCATATGTTAAAATAACTGACAGTGAGCAAACTCATTTACAGCACTTTAATTGTAATATAGATATTGTTTCATTGCCAGAATTAAGTAATTTGTCTGCACGTCTCCACATTTGGTTCAGTGTCATGGAGATAATCTCCCAGATGATGGCTGAGGCAGCCTGAATTTTGAGAGCTGAACATCATAATCCACAAAGGTGTATGGTGTATATTCATGATGCTGCAGATTCTTGTAGGTAGAAATGTCAAATACTTCTTGAGCAGTTTCAGCTGATGGTGTGGCCTCTACGGGGGAAAAATATACTTGTGAACTCAGAGATAAAAGAAGAAACATCTTTTCTGGCACCATCAGATTTCATATAGGTGGAGATTTCTCACTCTGCCACTCGAGACAGTAGCCAACTACTGATATTTTACAGGGAACCAAGAATACACCACAATATTCAAGAGAACTTAAATGTGAACATGTAGGATTGCCTCAagatacaaataataaaaaaatgtataCATCTAGTTGCAACTCATTTCAAGGAGGTTAGTTTCTTTAAATATTCTCAAACAGGAATACTAATGCCGGATTCAAAACAGGAACATGTGCACATGAGACTCCTCCATACATGCAACTGAAGTTTTGCTTCTTGTATATGTCACAGCCATTCTCATTGCCAGAGAGAAGAAAGTGGCTTCTTTCTTTGGCAGGAAGAAGTGCTGCTGTGAAAAACAAGGAAGCGTAGCTCTGACTAGGCAACACAGCTTTCCTCTGCATATGCATGTTCTACTTTTAGATCCAGGGCTCACAGGTGCATTTTTATAGATTTTGCACCTGCTCCTCAGTCTTCTACTTCCAATGGAGAATATACAAAACCAAAGAGAGGTTTGCATTTTTCCCCTCAGAGGAGTATTTATCTCCCTAGTAAGTTCACAAAGGCCACAAGTAGTAGAAATCTACTGAAGGATGGACAAGTACTTTAAGTAATGCAATGAGAACTCTCGCACTGCCATGAAACACCACCTGGTACTCCTTTGGTTGTAACACAAAATTTCTATGAAAGCACCCACAAGTAGTTAGAAAGTATTACAACCACCCCTAATTTGCATGGCTCAGTGTTTCATTGAACATTTTAATTCTCATCCGCCCCTGTCATAATCAATAAATTAGTTTATGCTTTTAGAccttttttagtgttttctttaaaaaaatctacactCTCACctctatgttctatttctattattCCTTGGTCAGTAAACCAGCTGCAGAGGGCATAGAATATCAGATAGAAAAAGCTTGAACACAATGTTAGAGAGGCAAGAGATTTTGTGCACAGTCCAGcacttaagtctcattgatttccatGGGAAAATTCAGCATATGTTAAAGcctttcccactgaaatcaatgggactttaaaaTGCTTACCTTTGCCGGGATTATGCCCTAGATACAAACCCACAGCCAGATTTGGCTTTTAGTTACATTGACATCAGTTTCGAGAAGCTCCACTGGATTATACCTTGTCTGCTAAATACAGTCTATTTAAAGTTTCATGTTTCACCTACCTCCAGTTTTCCAATTATTTCAATTTTTCTAGGCTACAACCAAGGTAAAATGGAACACTGTCAAAGCATTCTCAGTATATGATCTCAGCAGAGCTTTTTCTAGTTGCTAGTGCCCTCTGTTGGATGGACAGAAGCCCAAACATTTGCAAAGCTTCTTGTGGGTACATATGAAAGAGTTTCGCCCAGCAGGATTCTTTGTTTTCTAGACCAGTTGCAAGTCATCTTCCAACTGGCTTCAATATTATTTTCTCTGCCTTATAAGTTGACTAATTATTGGGGAGATAAATAATGTGTCTTAGTACAAAATGTACTGATTTTTGAAGTACATGAGTGCACCACAAAAAACGAAAGAGTATAAAAAAGAACATAGTTTGAATTATGAATTTATCCAGTCTTTGAagtactgggagggagggaagtgATGAGAAATAATTTTTAGTGAGTTTTTGGTGCATTTTGAGACCAAAAGAGACTCCAAAATAGTCTACAAATGTAAAAACCAAATGAGTTCAATTTACAGAGAGATGTTACTAAGGAAGAACACCAGGGAAAGTCACATGCTATGAATGTCCTTTGTTGCTAAATCTGGGCTCTGGTAAGCTGTATCTCTGCTAGCCTGAAGGCACAGCTTCTCCATCACTCCCCGGCTGCCAAAGTAAACTTTGTTCCTTGTGATCCCATTAGCACAAGAGGCAGCTTCTACCATTGTAAGAGCATTGCAAGAGGGGGAAAAAGACATGAACAAGGAGTATTGGAGGAACAGACAGTCCCAGCAGAAAAGCAGCTGTTAAGCCTGAGGGCAAGCTCTGGGCAGGAAGAGCAAGAGACTGCAAAATAGGTTGCTCAATAGCCTCATTGTGCTTCTAGCAAAACTCGGTCAAAATTTTGATTTTGTTATGGTTGCCCATTTTCATTTGGCTCACTTCAGTTTCAAAGCCCCCACTTCCCAATTAGTTTTTAATAGTTCAAATAGTTAAGACCACTGGTATAAATAGTTCAAATAGTTAAGACCACTGGTACAGACAAAATTAAGGAGAATGCTatgaaaacactgccatcttccatTGACAACCTAAAAGCTAAACAGGAGAATCAAAGAACAGAAGACTAGAAAGGCAAAGAATTGGACAAAGAACTCATCAGCAAAGTGAAAAAGTCTGCTCAAATGACCATAAAGCTCCAAGAAAGAGTGGAAGGGATTCCAGAAGGTTTTCAAATAACACTAGTAAGAGTGAAAAGGTATTTGCTCATCTAAAGCCCTCATCTCCCACAGGACATCAGTGCAGATCAAACAAGATAAAGTGATACCCTGAATAGTGCTGTGTTGTTCAGTCTGAGCTCCTGCTTCTAGGACAGTCTCCTCCTTCACTGTGGTTTCTGCCACTGGCATTCTGCCTTCCAAATCCTCTCCTTGCAGCTCAGCAGCAGTTCTTCCTTGCATTTCAGCCTTTTGTGTCTCCCTTGCTACATTTTCTTCCTGTCTCAGCAAAGTCAGATTTTGTGCCACACTTTGTGGAGGCCCCGACTGAATTCTCGACAATGTACTTGAAGTTGCTTCAGGGAGAGACGCCTCTAGATGTTTAGCTGTAACTTCTGTTGGCTTTTGACTCTCTGCAACTTTTGTTCCCAAGCCTGTACTCTTTAAGTGTGTTTCTTCATATCTTTGTTTTGTGGCACGTTTTGACAAATCTGACCTTAACCATTTATCACCACCTGTTGTCCGATGCAACTCCTTTTGTTGGATAGGGGTTTCTGTGAATCCAGGACTACAAGGGGACTTCTCAGGTGCTTTGTCCTTTATTTGCTCTTGGGAAAAATGTTTTTCTCTTGTTATTTTTGTCTTCTTTGTTCTATTCTCAGAAGCAAGAGGATCTCGACTTGGAAATGAtattttggtttttattgtatctttGAAGGCATTATCTTCTTCAGAATCAGAGCTAGAATCTGACTCAGAGCTTGATGAAGAGGATGTCTCTCCATCTGCCTTCTTCTTACTCAAGCCTCCTGTTGAGGAGAAAACAGACTGTCCCTCAAGAGAAGGAAACTTTGCTCTCTGAGGAAATGTTACCACAGTTTTCTTTGCCAAGGATTTCCTCAGATCTTCATCTTTTCTTTTTACAGCAGCAGCAGGTTTAGTGTTAATTATGATCTCACCTTTATCTGTAAATTGTGGAAAAGAATTAGGAGACAGCTTTTAGAGGACATTTAACTGCTGTTTTGGTACACTCCTTTGGTGCCAATTACATTTATAAAATGGCAGAGAGGAATATAATTTTT
It encodes:
- the NDUFV3 gene encoding NADH dehydrogenase [ubiquinone] flavoprotein 3, mitochondrial, with amino-acid sequence MAAPLLIYSGRIAAFKLQAWGLRSLRSAVSFSTKPGDSKKGSKKNKGEIIINTKPAAAVKRKDEDLRKSLAKKTVVTFPQRAKFPSLEGQSVFSSTGGLSKKKADGETSSSSSSESDSSSDSEEDNAFKDTIKTKISFPSRDPLASENRTKKTKITREKHFSQEQIKDKAPEKSPCSPGFTETPIQQKELHRTTGGDKWLRSDLSKRATKQRYEETHLKSTGLGTKVAESQKPTEVTAKHLEASLPEATSSTLSRIQSGPPQSVAQNLTLLRQEENVARETQKAEMQGRTAAELQGEDLEGRMPVAETTVKEETVLEAGAQTEQHSTIQEATPSAETAQEVFDISTYKNLQHHEYTPYTFVDYDVQLSKFRLPQPSSGRLSP